A window of Candidatus Cetobacterium colombiensis contains these coding sequences:
- a CDS encoding pseudouridine-5'-phosphate glycosidase: MNLAKYLEISKEVKEALDNNKPVVALESTIISHGMPYPQNVETALKVEEIVRENGAVPATIAILNGKLKVGLSKEEIDYLGKKGLDVTKASRRDIPAILAAETDGATTVASTMIIAALAGVKVFATGGIGGVHRGAETTMDISADLEELAMTDVAVVCAGAKSILDIGLTLEFLETKGVPVLGYQTKELPAFYTRKSGFKVDYQMDTPEQIAKTLKAKWDVNLKGGVVIANPIPEEFAMDFDTITNAINNAVAEAEEKGIKGKDSTPFLLAKVKDITKGKSLESNIQLVFNNAKLASQIAKDYCEL, translated from the coding sequence TTTCAAAAGAAGTTAAGGAAGCTTTAGATAATAATAAACCAGTTGTAGCTCTTGAGTCTACAATAATTTCTCACGGAATGCCATATCCTCAAAACGTTGAGACAGCCTTAAAAGTTGAGGAGATTGTTAGAGAAAACGGAGCCGTACCAGCTACAATCGCAATTTTAAATGGAAAATTAAAAGTTGGATTAAGTAAAGAAGAAATTGATTATTTAGGGAAAAAAGGATTGGATGTAACTAAAGCTAGTAGAAGAGATATTCCTGCTATATTAGCAGCTGAAACTGATGGAGCAACTACTGTTGCATCTACAATGATTATAGCTGCTCTTGCTGGTGTTAAAGTTTTTGCAACTGGAGGAATTGGAGGAGTTCATAGAGGAGCTGAAACGACTATGGATATCTCTGCTGATTTAGAAGAATTAGCTATGACAGATGTTGCTGTTGTTTGTGCTGGAGCTAAATCTATTCTTGATATTGGATTAACTTTAGAGTTTTTAGAAACAAAAGGAGTTCCTGTTCTTGGATATCAAACAAAAGAATTACCAGCTTTCTATACTAGAAAAAGTGGATTTAAAGTAGATTACCAAATGGATACACCTGAGCAAATTGCTAAAACTTTAAAAGCTAAGTGGGATGTTAATCTAAAAGGTGGAGTTGTTATTGCAAATCCTATTCCTGAAGAGTTTGCTATGGATTTCGATACAATAACAAATGCTATAAATAACGCTGTAGCTGAAGCTGAAGAAAAAGGAATAAAGGGAAAGGATAGTACTCCATTCTTATTAGCAAAAGTTAAAGATATTACAAAAGGAAAAAGTTTAGAATCTAATATACAACTTGTTTTCAACAATGCTAAACTTGCTTCTCAAATCGCAAAAGACTACTGTGAATTATAA